CCCAGGGCGGTGACACAAGCTGTTACGCTACGAACTCTGTTAGAGGTGTGTTAACTCGACACTCTATTTAAATAGAGAGTCTGGTGATGACAGCTTTCACTCCAAAAGGGTTTTGTTgttcattcactcagtactgtttgaatgtttatttatttgtgtggtTAAAAAAAGTCTAAAACAGTTGATGTGTTGAAAATTTTATCACATAGCtaagtttgtatttgtatttattgttgATCCCCATTACAATActttcacagatttcacaacagactgtgtgccctcagttccctactccaccactaccacatttctacaatacaaaatccatgtgcacgtgggtgtatagtgcgtatgttattgtgtgtgtatgcatgtgtctttgcctgtgtttcttcacagtccctgctgttccataaggtgtatttttatctgtttttaaaatgacattttactgcttgcatcagttacttgatgtggaatagagttccttgtagtcatggctctatgtagtactgtgctcctctaaaagtctgttctggacttagggattgtgaagagacctctggtggcatgttttgtggggtatgcatgggtgtccaagctgtgcgCCAGttgttcaaacagacagctcggtgcattcaacatgtcaacacctctcataaatacaagtagtgatgaagtcaattttcttaagtccctttttgtggcacctgaccacacgactgaagaGTAGTGCAGGTAGGACAAAACTATGGCAAATAgatcctgccttgttgatagtgctgtagAGAAGGTAGAGCAGCATTTTATTATGGACAGTCTTcttcccatcttagctactgttgtaactttcacgccctgaccgtagagagccttttatgtctctatttggttttgtcagggtgtgatttggggtgggcattctatgtttcattttctatgattttgtatttctatgttttgccCGGGTATGGTTTTCAATcggggacagctgtctatcgttgcctctgattgggaaccatacttaggtagccctttttccctctttTCTtggtgggaagttgtctttgtttgttggcaCGATGGCCTTAAACTTCACGGTtgtttttatattatttattgtTTATGTCGGCGTCATCCTAGATAAAAAGGGAATATGTACGCtcatcacgctgcaccttggtccagttcctTCAACAGCCATGACAGTAACaataaacagtaacagtaacagtaaagggggctttactattcttaggttgtggattactttggcttccctccaggtctgggggcacactttctagtaggcttaaattgtaAATacggcaaataggagtggcaatatcatccgctattatcctcaataattttccatccaagttgtcagaccccagtgACTTGTCATTGCTGATAGACAACAAcatttcacctcttccacactcagtTTACGGAATTcgaaattacaatgcttgtctttcataatttggtcagatatacttggatatGAGGTGCCAACGTTTgatggcatgtcatgcctaagtttgctagtattgccaatgaaaaaataattaaagtagttggcaatatcagttggaTTTGTGgtaaatgagccatctgattcaatgaatgatggagctgagtttgccttttccCCCCAAATTTCAtataaggtgctccaaagcttttgcCAACTGGTTGTGCAGCCGGACTTATTAGCCATTCCTTTTGCATCATACCTCTCAACCGtaacatttttcaattcctcatcaatccacaatagtttaatagtttttacagtaattttcttacTGAGTGCattgcttattagtaactggaataagaaagttcataaatgtgtcaagagcagcgtctgtttgctcctcattacacaccacagaccaacaaatattctatacattaacaacataggaatcactaaaaatgtattgtatgacctcttatacactatattggGCCTAGCCTTTGAATTTAgattttcctagatatggctactatattgtgatcactacatccgatggatctggatactgctttcaagcaatTTTTTTGCAGCATTTGTAAAGATGTGATCGATGTATGTTTCACACATTATCCAGATagtgactgttagcacttggtggtctatagcagcttcccacaggAATGGGCttcaggtgaggcagatgaacctgtagcatATTACTTCAACACTATTTAACatgatcctctctaagctttacagaaATGTGTTAGCAACCATGCCGTTTTCCTTTAACTGCGCACACATCACGCAAGAAAGCAATGATCattatgatgttgttgttgttttacctTGATGCTTCCTGTGCAACTTGCACACCTGCTACGTTTTACTTGTGGATAGAGACTTCTGGTTTTCAGGAACACATTGAAAAGTAACCTGACAGTGTCAATAGTTCAGCATACATTTGGATTGTAATGACTAGAAGAAAATGTAATTGACAGAGGAGGGAATGAACTGAATTAATGCATAAGGTAAGGACTAGAATTTGCGCTGGATCTTCTAACAGCAATGCGTCTGACTGGTGTGTGCATGTATTATAATTAGCAGTGTGGCAGATTCCCCCAAAGTTCCCAAAGTTTGGTGTTTCTAATTGGCTATAATAGCAGCCAAGGATGTTCGCTAGCTTCTTTGTTTGTTCTCTGATTACGCACAAGTGTCCAGGTCAGCAGTTTGCACAGATGACTGTCTTCAGCCATATGAAAACCTTCCATAGCGAAATATACCTGGCTAGTTATTTTATTTTGCTTCTCGTCcaactggtgttagctagttagcgaAAGCTGCAGGCTTTCTACTAGCCAGCTGCTACTGTTGCGCAGCAACCGAGTTGCTCAACTGGTTTTAGAATTTTGAGATTCATCTGAAAAGGTAGCAGCACATCCTTGTTTTTATTGGGCAGAAATGTACAAGTGAGAGTCATACATTGTGAATTCAAATAAAACTCCAATTCAAACAAACCTATCCAGTCCAAATGTATCTAAGTCTAATGGTCACGTTGTGGACACTGTTGCTTCGTTTTAATCCGACGTCTAAATTTTGAGCTAGGTTTGGGCAAAAATAATTTGGATGACCCTAATAAAAATCCGCTATTGTAGTTCTCGGTAATGGTCGCACAATCATGACAAGAGGCACAATCAAGATGATTTGCGAATTCTCATCGGCATTGGTGTCATATTGGCTGAGATATGATGGTATTTAACATTGAGCTTCAACCAAGACTATAATGATGCCTAGAGCTGAAAGATAATTTTATGTACTGTTATATATTTCAAGGTCCCCCAGGCCCAGCTCCATCCATCCTTTCAAACATGAATGCTGAATGTATGTCATATGGTAGTCATTACATGTAtaacgtttcaggtaagacccagatgcggACAGCGTTAATAACAACAGCTtattaatccaacaggggcaggaaaaacacaggtcaagggcaggcaggggtcagtaatccagataggtggggcaacggtacaggacggcaggcaggctcaggttcatcagaggtcagtaatccagataggtggggcaaaggtacaggatggcaggctggCTCAGGATCAGAGAAGGCAgaaaaggtcaaaaccgggaaaactagaaaacaggaactgtcaagagacaggaacagaaggaaaaacgctggtaggcttgacgaaacaaaacgaactggcaccaaacaaacagagaacacaggtataaatacacaagggATAATGATGGGTGATACCTGGAGGGGGGttgagacaatcacaaggacaggtgaaacaaatcAAGTTGTGACAACATGTGCACACTCAGTCAATGTATTGAATATGCAGGTTATCTTTTCAGTGGTGGATGCCGCTTCTCCAGCCCATGTAAATGTAATTAGAATATGGGTGATCTagtgtcacccagtaaaatagctTTACCTGAACTGGCTGCATAGCAACAGGGGCTGGTCATGTGAATcagccagggttgtgttcattaggcaccaaacggaagacaACAGACTGAAACAGCGAGCAGGGAGTGACTACCTGGACTTTTTTTTTCGGTTTGCTAAAGTGTTCCCAAATGACAAAAACCCTGGTCTAGAACGAAGGGTGATGTATGAGAATTCATCCTGCTTCATATCAACCTATTCACAGTCCAGTTCATACTCAATAAGCGTCCAAGACCATACTAATCAAATGTTCTTCATTCTCCAATAAAACATTATTAAAAGAATTGTGGGAAAGCTCCCTCAAAACATTTTAGTGATGGACATTTGACCATCTTATTGTTATGTTGGGAGATAATAGTTGGGAGTAAATAGTTTTCATGGTCCATTAGGTCATATATTCATATGAAGGGGATTTTTACATGGACCATCCAAACCCACAGAGGGCGTTGTTCTGCCTTGGCACTACATTGTTCATCATGACAATAATAATGGCAGCACAGTGTGAGAGGTTCTTCCTGGAGAGTCATACATCTAGAGAGGTGCAGGTTATAAGAATGCCCTTTTAACCCCAAATGAATGGAGGTGGACCTCGTTAACACAATGTTTTCACACCCAAGACTGTTCCCCTGTTTTATAGTCCATTCACACGTCCCATGAAACATATTCTTCATCCAAATGGAACAGCTGGAGCAATAACGGCAATAACAGGTCtcttgctccccccccccccatgcatcATCAGTGTGTTTGTGCCTCAACACAAAATACAGTCTCAGCcgctttattctctctctctctctctctctctctctctctctctctctctctctctctctctctctctctctctctctctctctctctctctctctctctctctcagcagtcacTGCAAGGACACAAATGAGATGAGCCCTGGGATGTCCCCACACTGCATGCTACGGAGGATGACAGATACATGGGAAATGTCGGTATGTGTGTTCCGTACTTGTATCTCTTACTTTAGCTGTTTGTTGCATATTTGCATTTTCACacatctacaaacacacacacacacaaaccatcatCTAATTTAGGCTATTCCATTCCTTTGCCCAATTGCCCAACAGCGAGGGAGTCCTGCCCCTCTATAGCAGGGTAGGGACCGTGCAGGCTTTTATATCCTCCACCCAGCCAGACAGGCGATGCTGCTGCtgagggcgtgtgtgtgtgcatgtttgtgtgtgtacttgcatgtttgtttgtctattctatctctctctcacacaaacagatagagggagagagaaagcgagagagagaaaggtagagtcctcccctctctcttcccaacCCAGCACCAGGGTCCAGCCTGATTTTTAGATTTTCACAGCTGAGGGCAACTGATTcgccaccctcccctcctccctccatccttccattcaGGCCTGTCCCACATCAAAAGCCAGCTGTGAGGCTGCAATCAAACAAGCTCCTGCAGTGAGGGCCTCTTGGGGAGCACTGATGCCCAGGAATGAGCTAATGTGCTCCAATAATGAGGCACGGTTAAATCTGGGAAATAAACCAGTTTTCTGCATCATTTAGGTCTGGGTCTGCCTGGTATCTTAACCCATACCATTCACACTGGATATACCTAAAAATGTAAACCGAACTAGTTGCGAACGCTATTCCACATTCCAGAGAAGGAAGGTAATATTTGATTGTTTTGTTTCAACTATGTTATAATTCTGGAGATTCCCCAGGGCAAGACAAATCTCAGTAGAATAGTTATGTACTCTTGTCATGCATGTAACATCATGCAATATTTTGTCTCAGCAGAAATGTTACACTGTAGTAGTCAAATCTCTAGTGTATGGTGTGTAGGCTACCTAcctacacacatgcacgcatacatacatacatacatctcTTGAGACAATACATTTGTATGACACACAACATCATCACATGTAGCTAAGTAACACTGTAGGGTACAGTATTCTGCACATTTGTTATtccccctcccccatccaccACACAGTTGCCATCTATGCCCTGCTTTACAGTGCAGTAAACAGGTATGTCTCCAGCCAGCTACAGTCTGAGTGCATGTGTGTCATGgcggggaggtggaggaggcctCGTCTTGTCTCCATAACCCACTTTCCACAACGCACCCAGAAGGAGGGCGCTCAAGTCATGTCAGCCACTTCAATAGGGGAGAGTAGATTTGATGGCAGGGACGTAGGGAGAGGCAGTCCTTAAATCCCACGAGGCTGACAGGCCAGTTAGCTTCCAGAAAAACACTTTTTATTTCTACCCCTTTtacaattttgtgatatccaatcgctgcaactcccatacagactcgggagagacaaaggtcgagagccatgcgaaACACAACaccaccaagccgcactgcttcttgacacactgcttgcttagcccggaagccagccacaccaatgtgtcggaggatacGCCGTACAGCTGGAGACCGTAGTCAGCGTGCAGGCGTTCGTCCCGCCTCAAGGAGTCACCAGAGCGTgataggacaaggacatcccggcctcccaaaccctcccctaatccgaaCGACACTAGACACATCGTGcgtcacctcatgggtctcccagttgcggccggctgcgacacagcctgggatcaaaccagggtttgtagtgatgcctctgacactgcgatgcagtgccttagaccgctgcaccaggACACAGATTTACACTTTTAATCCAATCAGCCGTTTCAACATCATATTTTTCATAGTAAGTGTATTTGGCCACCTATACGGCAATATCTAGCACCCAACACCATCCTTGGTTAAAAGAATCCTATATGCCGAGAGCCTAACTAAAGGGTAGATTCGTTCATTGCAAAGGGGTGCTTGAAATCAAGGGTTTACATGTATATACATACTAATACATTGTTTCATGAGGGTTCCCCTGCAAAGGCAACCCTCACCCTGGAGCCACCCATGAGAATTCTCTGGGGGGTTTTGCCAAAATTACCACTGAACAACAGGAAATATTACAGActgactttattgaagaatcccatCGCCTGAGAGCCTCTCAGatgtaataataatacattttagaaatgttATTTTAAGTGCTTTTCAAGAGACCCAAAGTCACTTTACATAATTAGCAATAATCATCAAGATAAGGCAATAGAATCACATTAAAATCAGCAATAATCTAAAAGTACACTAAACATGAGGGGAGTAACGTTAGAACATGAATTCTCTCCCAGTCGGTAGATATTACAGCTTTCTGGAACACATGAATGTAAGTTTCGTCCAGCAGGCTGCATCATTCTGCCCGGAGTTATCTGGGAAAGAAGGTAATACAGAGAAAGCTAAAAAAGTAAAACAGTccctttaaaatgtatttttacatcTATCAAAATCTTTAAAGAATAACGTGAGGGAGAGTGCTCTGGCAACAGCATCGTACCTCCATAGTTCATCTCCATACAATGCTCACGGCCATTTGTGTTGTCGTTCCCAGCAACATAGTTGTAGTTATCGGGTTGCCCCTTGCCCCAGTTCTGGTAGCTAAACCTGGACCCATCGCTCCACAGCCAAAGACCCTCCTAAAGAGCATACAAGCAGATGTGTAACCAGCAGACACTAAACACTACAGTTCTTTAAAGGAAAGGGCAATCTCTTTGCCATTGTTTTGGTTAACAGCTGATggatgggactggagaaatgtaaccaatcTCAGATTCATACAGACCAAACCATAAGTTGTATCCTGAAATAATCAACGCATCTTACTGTATAGGTTTCAGGAGTGTTAAACAGAGTGCTTCTGACCTTGATGGCATCGTTGGCTCCAATCCAGGTGTGCTGGGCTTCGTTGGCACTACTTTGGATGACTGACTGAAGGAAGTTATACTGGGAGAGGCTGTGCACTGACGCCAGGTTACCTCCAAATAGCAAACAGTAAtgctagatagagagagaaagagagagagagaaggtgggttgataaagagaggagagagactaagagagatTTTAAAGTGAATCCCACAAAGAAGGtataatgtttattttttatttaaccgttATATTGACAGTTAAGTCATACTGAGACTAGGGTCTCTTTTGCAGAAGATTCATTAATACAATCATACACATGCAATATACATTACAAATGAAATTAAGAACACACACATTTATCAACATAGATCAATCATTACTCTGAAGGGACCAAGCGGGACCAGATCATCTAATTTCAGAGAGCTCCGTAAGTTGTTCCAGATGAAGGGCACAAACAAACTAAATGCAGCTTTATCCAACTCTGTGGAGACCTTAGGGGCCTCCAGTGTTATCCAAGTCTGGGACTGGGTTTGGTCATTTGTAAGTCTAATTTGAATTAATGATGATAGATAGGAAGTTTCTGCATTAGTTTCTGAATATAAAGATAAAGAGAAGGAATAGCATGTCAAGTTGTAGTTTATAAACTGTGTTAAACTTACTAATCATATGATACTTAGAATGAGTAAATCTGGTCCTAAACATAGAAACTTATTTATAGCAATTTACAGGTACCTCTGCCTCTGGCCAATTTGCAAAGATGGGGATGTAGTAATAGCAGCGTGTCCCATATCTGTGCCAACCAAGTGGGCATGATGAACTTCTGGTTTGTAGTTCCCGCTTCTCCTTCGCTCCCATCTCCTCAGACTCTGTAAGGGGGAAGAGATAACATGCAATATCCTGATGAAAGGATTAGTTCCGTCAACACAATCTGAGTGGTCAAAAGTGCGTTCCAAAAGTGATGTTACTGAACACAGCGCCACGGCTATCTGTGCGTTATCAGTCCATTAACATTAGCAAACCAACACGATATTATAGCTTTCTGCAGGTTTCAGAAATCCTGTTGATATGGGATTGAGGAAGGCATTTTACCGATTGGCAGGTTGCGTATCAGGTTCTCAATAATTTGATTCTCTGTGTCATTCAGATCTCCTAcaacaaagagagaaaaacagaggaaAGATTCATACTCATGTGGTCTTTAAAGTGTAGAATGATATAATCAAACTGCATCTGATGAGTGAACAGTTAATCAAACCATTGATAAGAATACCTCTACTACCTACACATCATTAAACACCTCTTATCTACGCTGTAAATAAAAGGAGTACACTTAAAATATGGTGGAAACTATGAGGTGTATCTCTTACTTGCATCACCCAGAGTAAAGGCAGCGCTGAGAAGCAGAAATATGGTCAACATCGTCATGGTGATACTCTCctgagaaaaatagagagaaagagagatagagagagagagagagagggaaagacttATGACAAATTCAGCGTCAGACTGAGTACTTTAGAACGTAGGTGGAGGTGACTACAGTGGACTTACCTGATGTATAAGGAATCTCTGGTAGGCTTTGTTCTGTTGGAGAAAGGGGCACACTTATATACCCCTGACCACAAGGAAGCAATTATCGTTTTTAATCAATAGTTAACTAATATAACATCTATTTCCTTCTCATGGTGAGTTTCTTATCATCAAAAGAGAGGAGCAAATATTGCTAAATGGGCAtgttgggggtggtggtggggcatGTTGCTCATacacagtacattcggaaagcattcagaccccttaactttttacaCAGTTTGTTACATtgcagtcttattctaaaattgattcaatatttgTTACccctatcaatctacacacaatgcctcacaattacaaatcaaaaactgaaatatcaaatttacataagtattcagaccctttactcagtactttgttgacgcacctttggcagcgattacagcctcaagtcttcttgtgtatgacgctacaagcttggcacacctgtatttggggagtttctcctgttcttttctgcagatgctctcaagctctgtcagggtggatggggagcgtcgctgcacagctattttcaggtctctccagagatgttcgatcagccCAAGTTCGATCAGcccaagtctgggctctggctggacctctcaaggacattcatagacttatcctgaagccactcctgcgttgtctttgctgtgtgcttaaggtcgttgtcctgttggaaggtgaaccttcaccccagtctgaggtcctgagcgctctgtaaCAGATCTCTcaatactttgctctgttcatcattccctcgatcctgactagtctcctagtccctgccactgaaaaacatcccacagcatgatattgccaccaccatgctaaactgtagggttggtgccaggtttcctccagatgtgacgcttggcattcagtccaaagagttaaatcttggattgatcagactagagaatcgtatttctcatggtctgagagtcctttaagagACTTTGGCAAACTACAGGTGGCCTCATGTGCATTTGACTGAGGAgatgcttccgtctggccactctaccataaaggccggattgttggagtgctgcagatatggtgtTCCTTCTATGACAGGGAATCATCTCAGGTAAATCTTTGGGCTTCCTCATGTGATGCTCATGTTGTGGATGATgatgtgaagaagaagaagaagttttAAGGTTTCTTGAGATGTCACAGCAACGTTAAACTGTCTTTTTTGGGCGGAAAAGTTGGAGCGGTCCTGCATCGAATTAATCAATAATCTTATCCCATTACTCCAGCAGCCAGTCAGGCCTATTTAcagccagagagaagagaaaTTCAGTACATTTCCCTCACAACAAGCAGATGCTGAATGACTGTGAGCAGCACACTTAAAGGCCAAAGGACACCCAGGAGAACAGACAGACCATAGACAGCCCATACCTCTGAATAGGAAAGAGTGGAATGAGCTCATGGTCATACGGTACTGCATGATGGTTCATATTGCAACAATGCAAAGGCTTGGAAACATAATGAATGAGACTACGAATAATGATGTGTACTTATGGTTAAATGAAGACAGTGAGACATTTCATACTGGTGTGTTGCTGTCTAGCAGTGAAATAAGATTTCTAGAAGATGTTACCTATGGCCTCCTACTGTGGGCTATGTCAATGTTTTGGTGCTGTCAAGCATGCGACTTTCAAGTGACTTAATACATGACCTTAATCCAGTATAGTAGATGAATCCAGCCCTTAATCTAATATTCCCATAAATGATTGCTCCTGTATACTTGAATCACTGACCTTACCCAATAACAGCTCTCTGTGGCTCCTGAGTGGTgaagtggtctaaggcattgcatctcagagcaaaaaggagtcactacagtatgtggttcaaatccaggctgtagcacatctggctgtgatcagctggcacacaattggcccagcattgtttgGGTGGGGTACTCTGTCCaaaaaatacaaatttgttcttaactggcttgcctagttaaataaaggttaaatttggCCCTGACAAATATAAAGACAAGAaggagactgtatgtgtgtgtgcgagcaagtgtgtctgtgtgaggatGCAGGTCTAAATGGCCTGTATGAAAGCAGCAAAGCTGACACTGGAGCTCTGTCTATTCCTCCCAAAGCTTATCAACACGTTTTCATTCattcctctctctagtctaataGTATCCTCCAGGTACCATGCCCTGGTTCACTGACCTGCTGTATGAAACCAATGAAATGCATCAGAAGCGTGACCATTGAAAGCAGCTCTTCCTTGGAGACATTGTAagggaatttttttttttctgaagACATAGCCTTGAATTGTACACAGTAGGCATCTCCTCTCACTCTATATTGGTTCATGCAGGCGACTGTGACCTACTCCTCAGACCAATTGGCAGAGTACCCAGAATATGTTCTTGAAGTTAAGATAGGAGACATTACTCAGTTTCTTGGGAAAAGTAGCCTGCACGATAACAGCCAGTCACCTGCAGGAACAAACACTATGAACCATGCCTATGTAGGTGTTTTGGGTAGCAGTATATAAGAGGACTGAAGGGCCACCCTGGCGAAGCTGGTAGCAGACTTTTactttgtatgtgtgtttgttgtaACCTCTCCAGTTAACTGATACAAAATAGTGATTCATTTATTATTGACTTAATGTGTCTTGGTGTTGAATTTCCACCACAACATGTTAAGGAAAGGGGGACTTCTAgacatgattttttttaaaactgtttcGACACTGTTAACCTTAAAGAAATCCTTAAGTCCAGAAGGTGGCCTTTCGGTATTTCATTTGAAGTGAAGTGAACATTTTGTGTCCAGCTAAACTCCGTGGTGAGAGAGAACTGACAGATTTTTACTGCAGCATAGGACAATTATTCCTAGATCTGTCCGGACTTCTAGGTTCCCAAACCTAATATTTTATTCCAACAATAACATTTATACAGCAAGGTTCTGTATTTGCTCAATGTCTGCAAGATGCACAGAAAAGTGCTGCGTCCACATTATAATGGTCTCAGCTCCGCTTCAGATATGACAAACCGGGCCTATAGCTGTAATCATTAAAGgggttagtggtggtggtggaggtggcaTCGGGCCAGTAGTGGCTGAGGCTTGCTGGAGACGACACCCTGCAGAGCCATTTGTGAAAGCCAATAAAGTTCCTGAAGGTCAGGGACACTGCTAGTCCTGGAGGgcccctgtcctcccctcctctgctcttctcctctcctttcctcttctctcagcTCAGCCCGAACCACTGATGCAACAAATAGGAAATCCCCTCCCTGTGGCACAGACCAGCTCCGAAGACCCTGAGAGTGGCAAGAGTCCCCTTCACTCAGATAAACtctaagagagggagagtgtgactACAGGGCTCACAAGGGCTACAAGGTGAGAGCCAGAAGAAGATTGACAAACAAGGGTTTGGTTTGAAGCAGGAAAACTTCAGACGGTAGGGGAGCGATGGTGGCCCTAAACGTGTTGCCGCAAACGATGTCATCATTAATACTTTTTTGGGGATAGACTAAATTAATTAATCTCACACTGCAAGGTGTTTGGTTCATAACACCGTCTGGCCTTTTTAAGTGAAAGCAATTTAGTTTCCCGAAATGAGCCATGGCTGTGCTCTCCGGCGCATCTCTTCTACAGAGTGGCTGGTTTTCAGATCAAGACGGTGACCTGTTAGGGCAGCTAAACCCCTCCCTTACAGTCTCTTTCAGATGCGCCTGTGTCGCTGAAGCATACACTAGGGGCCTCTAAATCCATATTTAACTGATAATAAGGCTGGTGACAAGGACAGCTTACTGACTATGGTCTCCCTCTGGTCGCACTGGAATAAGATGAGGAGGTTCACCTACCACTGTGTGACTATGGTCTCCCTCTGGTCGCACTGGATTAAGATGAGGAGGTTCAACTAACACTGTGTGACTATGGTCTCCCTCTGGTCGCACTTTAATGGTCCTATTCCAGGACGAATCTGATCGGAAAAAAGAAACCACAAGAATAATCAAACACCATAAACAGAAAACCAGGGGCCTACTGGGTTTAAATAGCCCACAACCAAACCTAAACACGAAACAAACAGGTGCAACAAATCAGACAcaactaaatgaaacagaaaaggggatcggtggcagctagtaggccggcgacgaccgaacaggaagaggcaccatcttcggcgggattcgtgacaccggataaggttagggctatggttagggttaggtttaagggttgCGTTAGGGTTGGGTAAGAGTTAAGTTTAGAGCCCGGataaggttagggctatggttagggttaggtttaagggttaggtttaagggttggtttagggttagggtaagagttacGTTTAGAGCCAGGat
Above is a genomic segment from Oncorhynchus clarkii lewisi isolate Uvic-CL-2024 chromosome 33, UVic_Ocla_1.0, whole genome shotgun sequence containing:
- the LOC139393237 gene encoding galactose-specific lectin nattectin-like → MTMLTIFLLLSAAFTLGDARDLNDTENQIIENLIRNLPIESEEMGAKEKRELQTRSSSCPLGWHRYGTRCYYYIPIFANWPEAEHYCLLFGGNLASVHSLSQYNFLQSVIQSSANEAQHTWIGANDAIKEGLWLWSDGSRFSYQNWGKGQPDNYNYVAGNDNTNGREHCMEMNYGDDFGQNDAACWMQLPFMCSRKL